CCCTCCGAATCTCCGATGCGCTCAACAGCAGCATGGAACAGAGATTCCCCGCTATCCATGTCCATAAGTTTGCATTTATAGGATGTACTTCCAGGATTGGCAATTAAAATTTTCACCCTCTGCCCCGCCTATTTCAACTGGTTCAAACGCTCGATAACTTTTTTGGTAATTTCCTCAACCTGAATATTCTCCGCTGTTGTCGCAGCAGGTTTCTGATCCGTTGAACAGCTACCATTTGTCACGCAATCCGTGACTCTCCCCTGAATATTCAGCTTGTCGCGTATTTCCATCAATTTTTCTACTTGATCAGGCGGAATCATATTGACATTCCCCAGCCCGATAGAAAGATAGACGATATGTGCTGAGTGCTCCAGCGTTTCCATTTTATGATATGCGCTAATTAAATCCTGACCAAATGTCAAAGCGCCGTGATTCGCCAGAAGAACAGCGTCGGAATTTTGCAAAAAAGGTTTTATCGAATCGGGAATTTCCATGGTTGAAGGCGTTCCGTAGGGGGCAATGGGAACCGCGCCCAATGTCAGAACCGCTTCCGGTAACACGCATTTATCGAGCGGAATTCCAGCGACAGCGAAACTGGTGCAGTACGGCGGATGCGCGTGAATGACCGAACGGATATCTTCGCGCTGTTTGTAAACTTCGATGTGCATTTTCACTTCGCTTGAAGGGCGGTATTTCTCGCTGCGCGTAAGCACTTTCCCGTCCATGGTCATTTTGATGATCATATCCTGCGTCATAAATCCCTTGCTCACGCCCGTAGGAGTTGTCAACAGTTCATTGTCACTGATGCGCACAG
This window of the Calditrichota bacterium genome carries:
- a CDS encoding class II aldolase/adducin family protein; amino-acid sequence: MNSEFELKKMIIEIGRRIWTRGYVAANDGNISVRISDNELLTTPTGVSKGFMTQDMIIKMTMDGKVLTRSEKYRPSSEVKMHIEVYKQREDIRSVIHAHPPYCTSFAVAGIPLDKCVLPEAVLTLGAVPIAPYGTPSTMEIPDSIKPFLQNSDAVLLANHGALTFGQDLISAYHKMETLEHSAHIVYLSIGLGNVNMIPPDQVEKLMEIRDKLNIQGRVTDCVTNGSCSTDQKPAATTAENIQVEEITKKVIERLNQLK